The following coding sequences are from one Enterococcus sp. 4G2_DIV0659 window:
- the glyA gene encoding serine hydroxymethyltransferase: MEYKTFDPELWDAIAKENDRQENNLELIASENVVSKGVMAAQGSILTNKYAEGYPGKRYYGGCEFIDIVEDLAIDRAKELFGAKFANVQPHSGSQANTAAYLSLIEPGDTVLGMDLSAGGHLTHGSPVNFSGKTYNFVSYGVDPTTEVIDYNVVRILAREHQPKLIVAGASAYSRTIDFEKFREIADEVGAKLMVDMAHIAGLVAAGLHPNPVPYADITTSTTHKTLRGPRGGLILTNDEELAKKINSNIFPGIQGGPLEHVIAGKAVAFKEALDITFKEYSEQVIENAKAMTKVFNQTPEARLVSGSTDNHLLLIDVSGFGLNGKEAEAILDSVNITANKNSIPFEQLSPFKTSGIRIGTPAITTRGFKEDDCVEVAKLIVKVLKDHENEATLSEVRASVSELTKKYPLYK; the protein is encoded by the coding sequence ATGGAGTATAAAACATTTGATCCGGAGTTATGGGATGCAATTGCAAAAGAAAACGATCGTCAAGAAAACAACTTGGAGCTGATTGCCTCAGAGAATGTTGTTTCAAAAGGGGTTATGGCGGCGCAAGGAAGTATTTTGACGAATAAATATGCAGAAGGATATCCAGGCAAACGCTATTATGGCGGTTGCGAGTTTATCGATATCGTTGAAGATTTAGCAATTGATCGTGCGAAAGAATTATTTGGGGCAAAATTTGCAAATGTTCAGCCACATTCAGGTTCACAAGCAAATACAGCCGCATATCTTTCATTAATTGAACCAGGTGATACTGTTCTAGGGATGGATTTGTCTGCGGGAGGACATTTAACCCATGGTTCACCAGTGAATTTTAGTGGGAAAACCTATAACTTTGTCAGCTACGGTGTGGATCCAACAACAGAAGTGATCGATTATAATGTTGTACGCATTTTAGCTCGTGAACACCAGCCAAAATTGATCGTAGCAGGAGCAAGCGCTTATTCTCGTACAATTGATTTTGAAAAATTCCGCGAAATCGCAGACGAAGTTGGCGCAAAATTAATGGTAGATATGGCTCATATTGCAGGACTTGTAGCTGCAGGCTTACATCCAAATCCAGTGCCATACGCTGATATTACAACTTCTACAACACACAAAACACTACGTGGACCACGTGGTGGACTTATTTTAACTAATGATGAAGAATTAGCTAAAAAAATCAATAGCAATATATTCCCTGGCATTCAGGGCGGACCTTTAGAACATGTAATCGCTGGTAAAGCAGTAGCTTTTAAAGAAGCATTAGATATTACATTCAAAGAATACAGTGAACAAGTTATTGAAAATGCAAAAGCAATGACAAAAGTCTTTAATCAAACACCAGAAGCACGTTTAGTAAGTGGTTCAACAGATAACCATTTATTATTGATCGATGTAAGTGGCTTTGGTTTAAATGGTAAAGAAGCAGAAGCAATTTTGGATAGCGTAAATATCACTGCGAATAAAAATTCGATTCCATTTGAACAGCTTAGTCCGTTCAAAACAAGTGGCATTCGTATTGGAACTCCTGCAATCACTACTAGAGGATTCAAAGAAGATGATTGTGTGGAAGTAGCTAAATTAATCGTTAAAGTGTTAAAAGATCACGAAAATGAAGCCACTCTTTCTGAAGTTCGTGCCTCTGTTAGTGAATTAACAAAAAAATATCCACTTTATAAGTAA
- the upp gene encoding uracil phosphoribosyltransferase encodes MGKFQVIDHPLIQHKLTIIRDKDCGTKVFREVVNEIAMLMAYEVSRDMPLEDVVIETPICETTQKTLSGKKVAIVPILRAGIGMVDGILELIPAAKVGHIGLYRDHDTLEPVEYFVKMPEDIDARQLFVVDPMLATGGSAIMAIDALKARGGSNIKFVCLVAAPEGVKALQEAHPDIDIYTAALDEYLDKDGYIVPGLGDAGDRLFGTK; translated from the coding sequence ATGGGAAAATTCCAAGTTATTGATCATCCACTGATCCAACACAAATTAACAATCATTAGAGACAAAGATTGTGGAACAAAGGTTTTTCGTGAAGTCGTCAATGAGATCGCAATGCTTATGGCATATGAAGTTTCAAGAGATATGCCTTTAGAAGATGTTGTTATCGAGACACCGATCTGTGAAACAACACAAAAAACATTATCTGGTAAAAAGGTAGCTATTGTACCGATTTTACGAGCAGGTATTGGGATGGTAGATGGTATTTTGGAATTGATTCCAGCAGCGAAAGTAGGACATATCGGTTTGTATCGTGATCATGATACATTAGAACCAGTTGAATATTTCGTAAAAATGCCAGAAGATATTGATGCACGTCAATTATTTGTTGTCGATCCAATGTTAGCTACAGGTGGCTCAGCAATCATGGCAATTGATGCATTGAAAGCACGTGGCGGCAGCAATATTAAATTTGTTTGTTTAGTTGCAGCGCCAGAAGGTGTGAAAGCTTTACAAGAAGCACATCCAGATATTGATATTTACACTGCAGCATTAGATGAGTATCTAGATAAAGATGGCTATATCGTTCCAGGTCTTGGTGACGCTGGCGACCGTTTATTCGGAACTAAATAG
- a CDS encoding GDSL-type esterase/lipase family protein produces the protein MRKREKSPFYKVVWFWLCLILILTNIFFLLKGDYIKRIENKLSNNKIDVVANPEYKRKVSLFKEMPKTDSKIVFLGDSIIAGNNWEEYLGSTKYINRGVSGARIKDLIGELDNLNLYKPEQIILMIGINDVASGNKISDSIEEYLSLIKLLKKKYPKSIIKSTALFHINEKKYEYLNTNVKLNNQLIDQFNDSLESSLPDDITILDINSEISDKNNNLNENLTYDGLHVTEQVYDIWMKKLSLK, from the coding sequence ATGCGAAAAAGAGAGAAATCACCGTTTTATAAAGTTGTTTGGTTCTGGTTGTGTTTGATTTTAATACTAACAAATATTTTCTTTTTACTTAAAGGAGATTATATAAAAAGAATTGAAAATAAATTATCTAATAATAAAATTGATGTAGTAGCCAACCCAGAATATAAAAGAAAAGTATCATTATTTAAGGAAATGCCTAAAACAGATTCTAAGATTGTGTTTCTTGGAGATTCCATTATAGCTGGTAATAATTGGGAAGAATACTTAGGAAGTACAAAATACATCAATAGAGGTGTCTCCGGCGCCAGAATTAAAGATTTAATTGGAGAATTAGATAATTTGAACCTGTATAAGCCTGAGCAAATCATCCTGATGATTGGAATAAATGATGTCGCTTCAGGAAATAAAATATCTGATTCTATTGAAGAATATCTTTCTTTAATAAAATTGCTAAAAAAGAAATATCCTAAATCAATTATTAAATCGACAGCTTTATTCCATATAAATGAAAAAAAATACGAGTATCTTAATACGAATGTAAAACTCAATAATCAATTAATTGACCAATTTAACGATTCTTTGGAATCTAGTTTACCTGATGATATAACTATACTTGATATTAATTCAGAAATATCAGATAAAAATAATAACCTCAACGAGAATCTAACTTATGATGGTTTACACGTTACAGAACAAGTTTATGATATTTGGATGAAAAAGTTATCGCTGAAATGA
- a CDS encoding FtsW/RodA/SpoVE family cell cycle protein, giving the protein MNKNKLMRNLDNRIDYGVILPVFLLSIIGILSLYVALSNDPNRPEIGNMLMKQGLWYLVGGVSIIIVMNFSSKLLWRLTPVFYVIGLIMMGLLLKFYDPYLEAQTGSKNWISIGGTTFQPSELMKVAFILMLAYVVTMHNVKNVNRTIKTDFWLIGKLMMVTLPVILLILLQDDFGTMLVFLAIFGGVFLMSGISWKIILPTFLAAILIGAGTIYLVTTTSGRDFLYSVGFKPYQFDRIDLWMKPFHHDPDRSQQPALALTAIGSGGLFGKGFNVSDVYVPVRESDMIFTVVGENFGFIGGCFIILLYFILIYRMIRVCFETNNEFYAYIATGIIMMILFHVFENIGANIGLLPLTGIPLPFISQGGSSILGNMLGVGLIMSMKYQKEATIEEY; this is encoded by the coding sequence ATGAATAAAAATAAATTAATGCGTAACTTAGATAATAGAATTGATTACGGTGTGATCTTACCTGTGTTTCTTCTTTCGATCATCGGTATACTGTCACTTTATGTCGCTTTAAGTAATGATCCAAACCGACCAGAAATAGGCAATATGCTTATGAAACAAGGGTTATGGTATTTAGTCGGCGGTGTTAGTATCATTATTGTTATGAATTTTAGCTCCAAGCTTCTCTGGCGGTTGACTCCAGTGTTTTATGTGATTGGATTAATCATGATGGGATTACTCTTGAAATTTTATGATCCCTATCTAGAAGCTCAAACAGGTTCTAAAAACTGGATCAGTATTGGCGGTACGACTTTTCAGCCTTCTGAATTAATGAAAGTTGCTTTTATTTTAATGCTGGCTTATGTAGTGACGATGCATAATGTCAAGAATGTCAATCGAACCATAAAGACGGATTTTTGGTTGATTGGTAAGCTTATGATGGTAACACTGCCGGTGATTTTGCTGATTTTACTTCAAGATGATTTTGGAACGATGTTAGTTTTCTTAGCAATCTTTGGCGGTGTCTTTTTGATGTCAGGAATTTCTTGGAAGATTATTCTGCCAACATTTTTAGCGGCTATTTTGATTGGAGCAGGAACGATTTATCTTGTTACGACTACTTCTGGTCGAGATTTTCTTTATTCTGTCGGATTTAAGCCGTATCAGTTTGATCGGATCGATTTGTGGATGAAGCCATTTCATCATGATCCAGATCGCTCTCAACAACCAGCCTTGGCGTTGACAGCAATCGGTTCTGGTGGACTCTTCGGTAAAGGCTTTAACGTTAGTGATGTCTATGTTCCCGTTAGAGAATCGGATATGATTTTTACCGTTGTTGGTGAGAACTTTGGTTTCATTGGCGGTTGTTTTATTATTTTGCTATACTTTATCTTGATTTACCGTATGATTCGTGTTTGTTTTGAAACAAATAATGAATTTTATGCCTATATTGCGACAGGTATTATTATGATGATTTTGTTCCACGTATTTGAAAATATTGGGGCAAATATTGGGCTTTTACCATTAACGGGGATTCCTTTACCGTTTATCAGTCAAGGTGGTTCCTCTATTTTGGGAAATATGTTAGGTGTGGGCTTGATTATGTCCATGAAATATCAAAAAGAAGCAACAATCGAAGAATATTAG
- a CDS encoding arsenate reductase family protein: MYTFFWYPKCSTCKKAKAWLDEHQVKYETIDMIENPPTAKQLAAWMEQSDLPVRRFFNTSGIRYREQGLKDKVNDFSIKEASELLATDGMLIKRPIFVKGEQFLANGFKESDYEGAIN; the protein is encoded by the coding sequence ATGTACACATTTTTCTGGTATCCAAAATGTTCGACTTGTAAGAAAGCAAAAGCTTGGTTAGATGAGCATCAGGTAAAATACGAAACGATTGATATGATCGAAAATCCGCCAACAGCAAAACAATTAGCCGCTTGGATGGAACAAAGTGACTTGCCAGTGCGCCGTTTCTTTAATACAAGCGGTATTCGTTATAGAGAACAAGGCTTAAAAGATAAAGTCAACGATTTTTCAATCAAAGAAGCCAGTGAATTATTGGCTACAGATGGCATGTTGATCAAACGTCCGATTTTTGTTAAAGGAGAGCAATTTTTAGCAAACGGATTTAAAGAGTCTGATTATGAAGGAGCTATTAACTAA
- a CDS encoding glycine cleavage system protein H: protein MAEELKIIDDLWILKTNEGYKIGLTNEAQDDLGNITFATMPKVGQTLKKGDSLIEVEAEKAVSEFSAPFSGTVLQVNEAAEQNPSTLDDPEQTNAWIAVLTDIDEEELNQL from the coding sequence ATGGCTGAAGAATTGAAAATAATTGATGATTTGTGGATTTTAAAAACCAATGAAGGGTATAAAATTGGTTTAACCAATGAAGCACAAGATGACCTTGGAAATATTACTTTTGCAACAATGCCAAAAGTTGGCCAAACATTAAAAAAAGGTGATTCTTTAATCGAAGTTGAAGCTGAAAAAGCGGTTAGTGAATTTAGCGCACCATTTAGTGGAACAGTTTTACAAGTGAATGAAGCAGCAGAACAAAACCCAAGTACGCTTGATGATCCAGAACAAACAAACGCCTGGATTGCTGTTTTGACAGATATTGACGAAGAAGAATTGAACCAACTATAA